A genomic stretch from Caulobacter sp. FWC2 includes:
- a CDS encoding TonB-dependent receptor: MVESLRRGLLGLSLLALTTGVAGHVHAAQAPSAQSPAVAVRTPKGPLKDALLELGRQTGVQIIFASRAVEGRQAPALDGAFSVEAALARLLAGSDLEAQRAGPSLLVIRPRAGLTPTSAIASPASDLLASPTPEPLTAAPPVQASDSATMLSEVVVGSRIRGVKDTASPVVVLGREEIDRAGYASVAEALTSLPQASGGSASEDSLATGADSNFNNTMRGTGVDLRGLGADATLVLFNGKRLAGAGLYGDFSDISSIPYAAIGRVEVLLDGASALYGSDAVGGVVDMRLRTDLDGGETRLSTGAATQGGYARYLASQAFGKTWSGGHILAAYEYTRNDALHGLDRDYTGNADLRPWGGTDRRSAVAAQPANILRLNSAGAYVSTYAVPAGQNGVGLKPSDFILGTVNYQNQKAAYDVIPRSSRHSAVVSVAQSAGPVELSGDFRFAHREIFARNVAPTTALILNAANPYYVSPTGQASERIAYSFLNERGGVKNWGTSESLGAALGAKTRLGDWTADLSGTYAQELGISRTRGQINATNLSEAAGLTADNPLTSFSAARDGYFNPYIGAGYSNPAAVLDFILSGWDLTKTRSEFKSANLDFEGPLLRLPGGTLRLAVGGQVRREEVRTGGARLLSGSAPFEKATTRYSRDVKAVYAELNAPLVGPDNALPLVERLELSLAGRIEDYDDTGSTRNPKVGLIWAPSKTLTFKASYGTSFRAPSLYELHLPYTITPIPVTYQGGLLPALVYQGGNPDLKPETATSWTAGLSYSPAAAPELTVGLNVYRTLFKNRVGQPVVINQALTSDEYAAFRTRVSPATNPADRAKVLAVIADPNASGTNAYDVDTYGAIIDAREVNTGSLEVEGLDATAGYRTSLRGDPLVLNASLSWLTHYKRKLTPTSAHTELAGQAGYPADLRGRVSATWIHGPVSVTTGLNHVGDSYADTGRRVHPWTTFDLQGRWQGKILAVDGLAVTLNVQNLFDQDPPFYDNPLAVGYDPVNADPLGRVISLTLTKAW, translated from the coding sequence ATGGTTGAGTCGCTTCGTCGGGGCCTCTTGGGCCTTTCTCTTCTGGCCCTGACCACCGGCGTCGCCGGTCACGTCCACGCCGCCCAGGCGCCGTCGGCGCAGTCGCCCGCCGTGGCGGTGCGCACGCCGAAGGGGCCGCTGAAAGACGCCTTGCTGGAACTGGGCCGCCAGACCGGCGTCCAGATCATCTTCGCCAGCCGGGCGGTGGAGGGTCGCCAGGCCCCCGCGCTCGACGGCGCCTTCAGCGTCGAGGCGGCGCTCGCCCGCCTGCTGGCGGGCAGCGACCTGGAGGCGCAACGCGCCGGCCCGTCCTTGCTGGTCATCCGGCCGCGCGCCGGCCTGACGCCGACCTCGGCCATCGCGTCGCCCGCATCGGATCTGCTGGCCTCGCCAACGCCTGAACCCTTAACGGCGGCCCCGCCCGTCCAGGCGAGCGACAGCGCCACGATGCTGTCGGAGGTCGTGGTCGGCAGCCGCATCCGAGGCGTCAAGGACACCGCCTCACCGGTCGTCGTCCTAGGCCGTGAGGAGATCGACCGGGCCGGCTACGCCAGTGTCGCCGAAGCCCTGACCTCCCTGCCGCAGGCCTCGGGCGGAAGCGCCAGCGAGGACAGCCTGGCCACCGGGGCCGATTCCAACTTCAACAACACCATGCGCGGCACGGGCGTGGACCTGCGGGGCCTCGGCGCGGACGCCACGCTGGTGCTGTTCAACGGCAAGCGCCTGGCCGGCGCGGGCCTCTATGGCGACTTCTCCGACATCTCGTCCATTCCGTACGCCGCCATCGGTCGGGTCGAGGTGCTGCTGGACGGGGCCTCGGCGCTTTATGGCTCCGACGCCGTCGGCGGGGTGGTCGACATGCGCCTGCGCACGGACCTCGACGGCGGCGAGACCCGGCTTTCGACCGGCGCGGCGACCCAGGGCGGCTACGCGCGGTACCTGGCCAGCCAGGCGTTCGGCAAGACCTGGTCCGGCGGCCACATCCTGGCCGCCTACGAGTACACCCGCAACGACGCCCTGCACGGCCTGGACCGGGACTACACCGGCAACGCCGACCTGCGCCCTTGGGGCGGCACGGACCGACGCAGCGCCGTCGCGGCCCAACCCGCCAACATCCTGCGGCTCAATTCGGCGGGCGCCTATGTCTCGACCTACGCTGTTCCGGCCGGCCAGAACGGCGTGGGCCTGAAGCCGAGCGATTTCATCCTCGGCACGGTCAACTATCAGAACCAGAAAGCGGCCTATGACGTGATCCCGCGCTCCAGCCGCCACAGCGCGGTGGTCTCGGTCGCCCAGTCCGCCGGCCCGGTGGAGCTGTCGGGGGATTTCCGGTTCGCCCATCGCGAGATCTTCGCGCGCAACGTGGCGCCGACCACCGCACTGATCCTCAACGCGGCCAACCCCTACTATGTCTCGCCCACCGGCCAGGCGTCCGAACGGATCGCCTATTCGTTCCTGAACGAGCGCGGCGGGGTGAAGAACTGGGGCACCTCGGAGAGCCTGGGCGCGGCGCTCGGCGCCAAGACCCGACTGGGGGACTGGACCGCCGACCTGTCGGGGACCTACGCCCAGGAACTGGGGATCAGCCGCACGCGCGGCCAGATCAACGCCACCAACCTCAGCGAGGCCGCGGGCCTCACCGCCGACAATCCGCTGACGTCGTTCAGCGCCGCCCGGGACGGCTATTTCAACCCCTATATCGGGGCGGGCTATTCCAACCCGGCCGCCGTGCTCGACTTCATCCTGTCGGGTTGGGACCTGACCAAGACCCGCAGCGAGTTCAAGTCGGCCAATCTCGACTTCGAGGGCCCGCTCCTGCGACTGCCCGGCGGCACGCTGCGGCTGGCGGTCGGCGGCCAGGTTCGCCGCGAGGAAGTGCGCACGGGCGGCGCGCGGCTGCTGTCGGGGTCCGCGCCCTTCGAGAAGGCCACGACCCGCTACAGCCGCGACGTCAAGGCCGTCTATGCCGAGCTGAACGCGCCCCTGGTCGGCCCCGACAACGCCCTGCCCCTGGTCGAACGCCTGGAGCTGTCGCTGGCCGGACGGATCGAGGACTATGACGACACCGGCTCGACCCGCAATCCCAAGGTCGGGTTGATCTGGGCGCCCAGCAAAACCCTGACCTTCAAGGCCAGCTACGGCACGTCATTCCGGGCGCCGTCGCTCTACGAGCTGCATCTGCCCTACACGATCACCCCGATCCCGGTGACCTATCAGGGCGGCCTGTTGCCGGCCCTCGTCTATCAGGGCGGCAATCCCGACCTCAAGCCGGAGACCGCCACGTCGTGGACGGCGGGGCTCAGCTACAGCCCGGCCGCCGCGCCCGAGCTGACCGTCGGCCTCAACGTCTACCGGACCCTGTTCAAGAACCGGGTCGGCCAGCCGGTGGTGATCAACCAGGCCCTGACCTCGGACGAATATGCCGCGTTCCGCACCCGCGTCAGCCCGGCGACCAATCCCGCCGACCGCGCAAAGGTCCTGGCGGTGATCGCCGACCCCAATGCGTCGGGAACCAACGCCTACGACGTCGACACCTATGGCGCGATCATCGACGCCCGCGAGGTCAACACCGGCAGCCTCGAGGTCGAGGGCCTGGACGCCACCGCCGGCTATAGGACGAGCCTTCGCGGCGACCCGCTGGTGCTCAACGCCAGCCTGTCGTGGCTGACCCACTACAAGCGCAAACTGACCCCGACCTCGGCCCACACCGAACTGGCTGGCCAGGCCGGCTATCCGGCCGACCTGCGCGGCCGGGTCTCGGCGACCTGGATCCATGGCCCCGTGTCGGTGACCACCGGGCTCAACCATGTCGGCGACAGCTACGCCGACACCGGCCGGCGGGTCCATCCCTGGACGACCTTCGACTTGCAGGGGCGCTGGCAAGGCAAGATCCTGGCGGTTGACGGCTTGGCGGTGACGCTGAACGTCCAGAACCTGTTCGATCAGGATCCGCCCTTCTACGACAACCCGCTGGCGGTCGGCTACGACCCGGTCAACGCCGACCCGCTCGGCCGTGTGATCAGCCTGACCCTGACCAAGGCCTGGTAG
- a CDS encoding transcriptional regulator domain-containing protein, whose protein sequence is MAKSRVAHCHLAPIAPQPASARTNRLDPDQARLAWEFLRRNPEYRSAYRNWRTGATPDLAEHWGLRAPIDPDRQDIDASAIWRAEPSERGGERRERPSERRTICRMDQSWEGSPPASARRPDRSCPCGSPSCRMNA, encoded by the coding sequence ATGGCCAAGTCCCGCGTCGCCCACTGTCACCTCGCGCCGATCGCCCCTCAGCCCGCCTCGGCGCGGACGAACCGCCTCGATCCCGACCAGGCCCGATTGGCCTGGGAGTTCCTGAGACGAAATCCCGAATACCGCAGCGCCTACCGCAACTGGCGGACCGGCGCGACGCCGGATCTGGCGGAGCACTGGGGTCTGCGCGCACCGATCGATCCCGATCGCCAGGACATCGACGCCAGCGCCATCTGGCGCGCCGAACCGTCCGAGCGTGGGGGCGAGCGGCGCGAGCGCCCGTCGGAGCGGCGGACTATTTGTCGGATGGACCAATCTTGGGAAGGTTCTCCGCCAGCCAGCGCTCGGCGCCCTGATCGGTCTTGTCCATGTGGCTCTCCAAGCTGTCGAATGAACGCTTGA
- a CDS encoding prolyl oligopeptidase family serine peptidase gives MRRFAALAVGCALIAPLALPLGARAAPYTVDRLLAVEQLVSAKLDPSHRWLVVQRTARWDRAPRYDLDFNTKLGLGRIQVFDVAQGGVERRLDLPEGPGYTALGVSPGGRRLAVARLTGHDYELGVVDLESGQARWLGLSPRQEVWGPSVVWRSDDELLVAARPSGFPDPIMGFGFFGHQRLIQQWDATAHGDLGASVLGSGPSRGLRPQAPVVGLVQVKLKTGEQRILTPGNVRDLSLSPDGRTAAAIVEGEDIQYPLAEPTTPASEASVKRLVMVDLDSARATTPCPDCDLMARFLAWSDDGRDLLVFARQGEVGFSRGRFWRMPSTGPGAPLNLGDLAPALGETYDTAGLPLGGWLDGAPVVYARPAAGGRADYWRLDGDRRTNLTTRLPAESRAIGADADVWAVAAAGQVWRVTARSAQSWGLTQASVRAFGPAPAGFRGDQNFVPALKDLALADPAARPALPWPGTRLPAPLADVRVTDVAPKVRVEVAQDRHGVETVRLIPPADGPKALVTVNAALADVDFAAPVAIRHKGLDGKALTSWLYLPPGLPTGARPPVVVLPYPGAASASPPRAQGPGVFSPTVNAQILAARGYAAIVPAMPYLSGREPIEGLADQMLAPVDAAAALGLVDPDRVAIWGHSYGGYGVIAAATQSVRFKAVIATAPTVNLASAYGRLGPVVYAVPEDGLTVFASTGWQESGQARMGAPPWKDPQLYLRNSPITFVDRITAPVAIFHGDNDKGLDQSAALFGALYRQNKDAIFVTYRGEGHVFYSPGNIRDYLQRVLELLDRTVGESSGGPGLARAVAGSGG, from the coding sequence ATGCGACGCTTCGCGGCGCTCGCGGTCGGCTGCGCGCTGATCGCTCCCCTCGCCCTGCCCCTCGGGGCACGGGCCGCCCCCTACACGGTCGATCGCCTGCTTGCGGTCGAGCAGCTCGTCTCGGCCAAGCTGGATCCAAGCCACCGCTGGCTGGTGGTCCAGCGCACCGCGCGCTGGGACCGCGCCCCGCGCTACGACCTGGATTTCAACACCAAGCTGGGCTTGGGCCGGATCCAGGTGTTCGACGTCGCCCAAGGCGGCGTCGAGCGCCGGCTCGACCTGCCGGAGGGTCCTGGCTACACCGCCTTGGGCGTCTCGCCGGGCGGGCGGCGGCTGGCGGTGGCGCGGCTGACCGGCCATGACTACGAGCTGGGCGTCGTCGACCTGGAGAGCGGCCAGGCCCGATGGTTGGGCCTCAGTCCTCGCCAGGAGGTCTGGGGGCCGAGCGTGGTCTGGCGGTCGGATGACGAGCTGCTGGTGGCGGCGCGGCCCTCCGGCTTTCCCGACCCGATCATGGGCTTCGGGTTCTTTGGCCATCAAAGGCTGATCCAGCAGTGGGACGCCACCGCCCACGGGGATTTGGGCGCCAGCGTCCTGGGCAGCGGCCCGTCGCGTGGCCTCCGCCCCCAGGCGCCGGTGGTCGGCCTGGTCCAGGTCAAGTTGAAGACCGGCGAGCAGCGCATCCTGACGCCCGGAAACGTACGCGACCTGTCGCTGTCTCCGGACGGGCGGACGGCGGCGGCGATCGTCGAGGGGGAAGACATCCAATATCCGCTCGCGGAGCCGACAACGCCGGCCTCGGAAGCCAGCGTCAAGCGTCTGGTCATGGTCGATCTCGACAGCGCACGCGCGACGACGCCCTGCCCCGACTGCGATCTGATGGCTCGGTTCCTCGCTTGGTCGGACGACGGCCGCGACCTGCTGGTCTTTGCCCGCCAGGGCGAGGTCGGCTTCTCGCGGGGGCGCTTCTGGCGCATGCCGTCGACCGGGCCCGGCGCGCCGCTGAACCTGGGCGACCTCGCACCCGCGCTCGGCGAAACCTATGACACCGCCGGGCTGCCGCTCGGCGGCTGGCTGGACGGCGCGCCGGTGGTCTACGCCCGCCCGGCGGCCGGCGGCCGCGCCGACTACTGGCGCCTGGACGGCGATCGCCGCACCAATCTGACGACGCGCTTGCCGGCCGAAAGCCGGGCGATCGGCGCCGACGCCGATGTCTGGGCCGTGGCGGCGGCGGGTCAGGTCTGGCGGGTCACCGCCAGGTCCGCCCAAAGCTGGGGCCTGACCCAGGCCTCCGTCCGCGCGTTCGGTCCGGCGCCCGCCGGGTTTCGGGGCGACCAGAATTTCGTGCCGGCCCTGAAGGACCTGGCCCTGGCCGATCCGGCGGCACGTCCGGCCCTGCCCTGGCCCGGAACGCGCCTGCCCGCGCCGCTCGCCGATGTCCGCGTCACCGACGTTGCGCCGAAGGTCCGCGTCGAGGTCGCCCAGGACCGCCATGGCGTGGAGACGGTGCGGCTCATCCCGCCAGCCGACGGGCCCAAGGCGCTGGTCACGGTCAACGCGGCCCTGGCCGACGTCGATTTCGCCGCGCCGGTCGCGATTCGTCACAAGGGCCTCGATGGCAAGGCCTTGACCAGCTGGCTCTATCTGCCGCCCGGGCTGCCGACCGGCGCGCGGCCGCCGGTGGTCGTCCTGCCCTACCCTGGGGCGGCCTCGGCCAGCCCGCCGCGCGCTCAGGGACCTGGCGTCTTCAGTCCGACGGTCAACGCCCAGATCCTGGCCGCGCGCGGCTACGCCGCCATCGTCCCGGCCATGCCCTATCTGTCCGGTCGCGAGCCGATCGAGGGCCTGGCCGACCAGATGCTGGCCCCGGTCGACGCCGCCGCCGCCCTGGGCCTGGTCGATCCCGACCGCGTGGCGATCTGGGGCCATAGCTATGGCGGCTACGGCGTGATCGCCGCGGCCACCCAGAGCGTCCGGTTCAAGGCGGTGATCGCGACCGCCCCAACCGTCAATCTCGCCAGCGCCTATGGGCGCCTGGGGCCCGTGGTCTACGCGGTTCCCGAGGACGGACTGACGGTGTTCGCCTCGACCGGATGGCAGGAGAGCGGCCAGGCGCGCATGGGCGCGCCGCCCTGGAAGGACCCGCAGCTCTACCTGCGCAACAGCCCGATCACCTTCGTCGACAGGATCACCGCGCCGGTGGCGATCTTCCACGGCGACAACGACAAGGGCCTGGACCAGTCGGCCGCCCTGTTCGGCGCCCTTTACCGCCAGAACAAGGACGCGATCTTCGTGACCTATCGCGGCGAGGGTCACGTCTTCTATTCACCGGGCAATATCCGCGACTATCTCCAGCGGGTTCTGGAGCTTCTCGACCGCACGGTGGGCGAAAGTTCAGGAGGCCCTGGCCTGGCGCGCGCCGTCGCCGGCAGCGGCGGCTAG
- a CDS encoding GntR family transcriptional regulator, producing the protein MPPKRDAFALALGALRSRLRQGSDAPGAALPIQLIASELRLSTTPVREVLSRLAGEHLVEKQGPVYTRPHLDGPTLAELYALRALLLETAMTPDAGRRARRRTFPERPGLALGHDLATRRRTPADLVANLFFELVLAAGDLILAQTYQSTTERLAPYQRFEGQVLPDLDTEASSLIGAFEADEPRALILGAKAYHRRRIAAAGAISNLALGEKYRADMV; encoded by the coding sequence GTGCCTCCAAAACGCGACGCCTTCGCCCTGGCCCTGGGCGCCCTGCGAAGCCGGCTTCGGCAAGGGAGCGATGCGCCCGGAGCCGCCCTGCCGATCCAGCTGATCGCCTCGGAGCTGCGCCTGTCCACGACCCCGGTGCGGGAGGTCCTGTCGCGTCTGGCCGGCGAACACCTCGTTGAAAAGCAAGGCCCGGTCTACACGCGGCCGCATCTGGACGGTCCGACCCTGGCCGAGCTCTATGCCCTGCGGGCGCTTCTCCTTGAAACCGCCATGACCCCGGACGCCGGACGACGCGCCAGGCGGCGCACCTTCCCCGAGCGCCCCGGGCTGGCCCTTGGCCATGACCTCGCGACGCGGCGCCGGACGCCCGCCGATCTCGTGGCCAACCTGTTCTTCGAGCTGGTCCTGGCGGCCGGCGACCTGATCCTGGCGCAGACCTACCAGTCGACCACCGAGCGCTTGGCGCCGTATCAGCGGTTTGAGGGTCAGGTGCTTCCCGATCTGGACACGGAGGCCTCAAGCCTGATCGGCGCGTTCGAGGCCGACGAACCACGCGCGCTGATCCTGGGCGCCAAGGCCTATCATCGCCGGCGCATCGCCGCGGCCGGGGCGATCTCCAACCTCGCCCTGGGTGAAAAATATCGAGCGGATATGGTTTGA
- a CDS encoding DNA -binding domain-containing protein, with translation MDLASLDAAILVARTADGDQHVLISHGSRRLRLAVVEGDVLSGPAVFRFHLPPLGGGQRALDNLRRLMALRDTGRLVGSGDRPLAKAPRWLQILRVHDARQAGASHRDIALSLFGERRVREDWGAGSDYMRMRVQRLVRAAEQTVTGGYRALFGIRATGLEPSRLVEVWRSPAWLGGRLAGLFCALTFLGTSFSPTVPWHAACQSSGAARQKSVEPSRIMARVTAASENCRSPQAREPGEDSSLAT, from the coding sequence ATGGATCTGGCCAGCCTGGACGCCGCGATCCTTGTGGCGCGGACGGCCGATGGCGACCAGCACGTCCTGATCAGCCACGGGTCGCGCCGCCTGCGTTTGGCGGTGGTCGAAGGCGATGTTCTCTCGGGCCCGGCGGTGTTTCGGTTCCATCTTCCGCCCCTCGGCGGCGGGCAGCGGGCGCTCGACAATCTCCGTCGCCTGATGGCGCTGCGCGACACCGGGCGCCTGGTTGGGTCGGGAGATCGTCCCCTCGCCAAGGCGCCCCGATGGCTTCAGATCCTGCGGGTCCATGACGCGCGCCAGGCCGGGGCCAGCCATCGCGACATCGCCTTGTCCCTGTTTGGCGAGCGCCGTGTTCGGGAGGACTGGGGCGCGGGATCGGACTACATGCGGATGCGCGTCCAGCGGCTGGTGCGGGCGGCCGAGCAGACGGTGACCGGAGGCTATCGCGCGCTCTTCGGGATTCGCGCGACCGGGCTGGAGCCCTCGCGTTTGGTCGAGGTCTGGCGCTCTCCGGCCTGGCTTGGCGGCCGGCTCGCGGGGCTGTTCTGCGCCCTTACTTTCCTGGGGACATCTTTTTCGCCAACTGTTCCATGGCACGCTGCATGCCAATCTTCAGGGGCGGCGCGCCAAAAATCGGTAGAGCCCTCCCGGATCATGGCGCGCGTGACCGCCGCATCGGAAAATTGTCGATCGCCTCAGGCGCGAGAGCCCGGCGAAGATTCCAGCCTGGCGACATGA
- a CDS encoding asparagine synthase-related protein: MRDYLVIEVDVGADPSAWRTAEARVLETGAWTKVAERRRFSIFLEAERPPSYRHLPNVAGGLIGDVFDADAARQGLGRDFELLGVGGDPQDIAARLVGRAFGRYVAIFSDEQGAARVPRDPLGVMEAIGWRRGALRFIASRLPDLPALWPETLAIDWDGLAAILRQKNLASLICPLVGVTSYPPGVLAGPDGAGPRLWSPSFFARRPRPKADPGELRHLVDGVTAAWALGREGVFCEISGGLDSAIVAASLKSVGAPLVYGVNHSFPRDESDERLYARAVAEKIGVPIEVVDRQMLIIAPEKLRGAAGGPRPNYVGGDPDHDADLAARLSAPGVDAMFTGRGGDGMLYQMAHPSLVRDVLRGASAGGRRRGLSLLARRNATTVWDLLRRGLSTKDLTAGLGVQAFLSDPTAAAATTRHPWLEEARGLAPAKQLQVLALVNGLSSFGESQRHRAGDVIDPLMSQPVVEFCLSVAAGRLAVGDNDRPFARAAFADRLPSLVLNRRGKGDLTTYFAQSLRGSLKALRPYLLDGRLAAAGLLDRARLDAALSPERLVWTNISSEVFVILALEAWARCWTDRLAAAAGDGARQARAS; this comes from the coding sequence ATGCGCGACTATCTCGTCATTGAAGTCGATGTTGGCGCCGATCCGTCGGCCTGGCGGACCGCCGAAGCGCGGGTTCTCGAGACCGGCGCCTGGACCAAGGTCGCCGAGCGTCGCCGGTTCTCGATCTTCCTGGAGGCGGAGCGGCCGCCGTCCTACCGGCATCTGCCCAACGTCGCCGGCGGCTTGATCGGCGATGTGTTCGACGCCGACGCCGCCCGCCAAGGTCTTGGGCGGGACTTCGAACTGCTGGGCGTCGGCGGAGACCCCCAGGACATCGCCGCGCGCCTGGTCGGCCGCGCCTTTGGCCGATACGTCGCCATCTTCAGCGACGAACAGGGCGCGGCGCGCGTGCCGCGCGATCCACTGGGCGTGATGGAGGCGATCGGCTGGCGTCGGGGGGCCTTGCGCTTCATCGCCTCGCGCCTGCCCGACCTGCCGGCCCTGTGGCCCGAGACCTTGGCCATCGACTGGGACGGCCTGGCCGCCATCCTGCGCCAGAAGAATCTCGCCAGCCTGATCTGCCCCCTGGTCGGCGTGACCAGCTACCCGCCCGGGGTCCTGGCGGGACCCGATGGCGCGGGGCCGCGCCTGTGGTCGCCGTCGTTCTTCGCGCGCCGGCCCAGGCCCAAGGCCGACCCCGGCGAACTGCGCCACCTCGTTGACGGGGTGACCGCCGCCTGGGCGCTGGGCCGTGAAGGCGTGTTCTGTGAAATCTCCGGAGGCCTGGACTCGGCGATCGTCGCGGCCAGCCTGAAGTCCGTCGGCGCGCCCCTGGTCTACGGCGTCAACCACAGCTTTCCGAGGGACGAGAGCGATGAGCGTCTTTATGCGCGGGCCGTGGCCGAAAAGATCGGCGTCCCCATCGAGGTGGTCGATCGCCAGATGCTGATCATCGCCCCGGAGAAGCTTCGCGGGGCGGCCGGCGGACCGCGTCCCAACTATGTCGGCGGCGATCCCGACCATGACGCCGATCTGGCCGCGCGGCTGTCGGCGCCAGGCGTGGACGCGATGTTCACCGGACGAGGCGGGGACGGGATGCTCTATCAGATGGCTCATCCGAGCCTGGTCCGTGACGTGCTGCGCGGCGCGTCGGCCGGTGGACGGCGGCGCGGCCTGTCGCTGCTGGCCCGGCGCAACGCCACGACGGTGTGGGACCTGCTGCGTCGGGGATTGTCGACCAAGGACCTGACCGCTGGCCTGGGGGTGCAGGCCTTCCTGTCGGACCCCACCGCCGCGGCCGCGACCACGCGACATCCTTGGCTGGAGGAGGCGCGTGGCCTGGCTCCGGCCAAGCAGCTGCAGGTCCTGGCGCTGGTCAACGGCCTCAGTTCGTTCGGCGAGAGCCAGCGGCACCGGGCAGGCGATGTCATCGACCCGCTGATGAGCCAGCCGGTTGTCGAGTTCTGCCTGTCGGTGGCGGCCGGGCGGCTGGCCGTCGGCGACAACGATCGGCCGTTCGCCCGCGCCGCCTTCGCCGACCGCCTGCCGTCCCTGGTGCTGAACCGGCGCGGCAAGGGCGATCTGACGACCTATTTCGCCCAGAGTCTGCGCGGGAGCTTGAAGGCGCTGCGCCCCTACCTGCTCGACGGGCGATTGGCGGCGGCGGGCCTGCTGGATCGCGCGCGGCTCGACGCGGCCTTGAGCCCCGAGCGCCTGGTGTGGACCAACATTTCCTCGGAAGTGTTCGTCATCCTGGCGCTGGAGGCCTGGGCGCGGTGCTGGACCGACCGTCTAGCCGCCGCTGCCGGCGACGGCGCGCGCCAGGCCAGGGCCTCCTGA
- a CDS encoding DNA -binding domain-containing protein, which yields MASARRDARLTSQIEHPVADEPPWSETLTDYDQCHLLTYLRLLDADQDGADWREATRLVLGRDPDQPPELGRRCWETHLARARWMTQTGYHHLLAPRKL from the coding sequence ATGGCATCCGCACGCAGAGACGCAAGGTTGACCTCCCAGATCGAACATCCCGTGGCCGACGAGCCGCCGTGGTCGGAGACGCTCACCGACTACGACCAGTGTCATCTGTTGACCTATCTGCGCCTGCTCGACGCCGATCAGGACGGCGCCGACTGGCGAGAGGCGACCCGCCTCGTCCTGGGCCGCGATCCAGACCAGCCGCCCGAGCTTGGCCGTCGGTGCTGGGAAACACATCTGGCGCGCGCCCGTTGGATGACCCAGACCGGCTACCATCACCTGCTCGCGCCACGCAAACTCTGA
- a CDS encoding lasso peptide biosynthesis B2 protein yields the protein MKVWLGEQVHAAQVETDVVMLDVVSDAYFCLVGARDHLRLGPGRQVEASPPQAADDLIAAGLLTAQLLTGAASSAFERSAPAVTRGLEGETKTVTPRAFFDAAVANLRAAKAMAELPFSAVLDLAGPLAPSAFDPPDARLLAEAGRFDRLSPWLPRAGLCLMRSLQQRLYLQRRGHHAAWVFGVRTWPFEAHCWLQAGTVVLDDHVDHAAGFTPILVV from the coding sequence ATGAAGGTTTGGCTGGGGGAGCAGGTTCACGCCGCGCAGGTCGAAACCGACGTCGTGATGCTCGACGTCGTTTCGGACGCTTACTTTTGTCTGGTGGGTGCGCGCGACCACCTTCGTCTCGGTCCAGGCCGCCAAGTTGAGGCCAGCCCGCCGCAGGCCGCCGATGACCTGATCGCCGCTGGTTTGCTGACGGCCCAATTGCTGACGGGGGCGGCGTCCAGCGCGTTCGAGCGCAGCGCGCCCGCCGTCACGCGCGGTCTGGAAGGCGAGACCAAGACTGTCACGCCCCGGGCCTTTTTCGACGCGGCCGTCGCCAATCTCCGCGCCGCCAAGGCGATGGCCGAACTTCCCTTTAGTGCGGTCCTGGACCTGGCCGGGCCGCTGGCGCCGAGCGCCTTCGACCCGCCGGACGCCCGCTTGCTGGCGGAGGCCGGGCGGTTTGATCGCCTGTCACCATGGCTGCCCAGGGCGGGTCTGTGCCTGATGCGCAGCCTGCAGCAGCGGCTCTATCTCCAGCGTCGGGGCCATCACGCCGCCTGGGTGTTCGGGGTGCGCACCTGGCCGTTCGAGGCCCATTGCTGGCTTCAGGCCGGGACGGTGGTGCTCGACGATCATGTCGACCACGCCGCTGGCTTCACCCCAATCCTGGTGGTCTGA
- a CDS encoding helix-turn-helix transcriptional regulator, producing MPSIVLVKRASEELRRQGQLLSQILKHIRELRHMSARQVADAMGLPLRTYYNFESGTGALDIARLWRFADATGSDPVSILESLMHGSIDHALRCIDNQAASIQRASFQKFEDKVGDRMTNIAPQFFIEAFKRSFDSLESHMDKTDQGAERWLAENLPKIGPSDK from the coding sequence GTGCCGAGTATCGTTTTGGTCAAACGCGCATCCGAGGAGCTGAGGCGCCAGGGCCAGCTCCTGTCCCAAATCCTGAAGCACATCCGCGAGCTGAGACACATGTCGGCGCGGCAGGTGGCCGACGCCATGGGCTTGCCCCTGCGCACCTACTACAATTTCGAGTCTGGAACGGGCGCGCTGGACATCGCCCGGCTGTGGCGCTTCGCCGACGCGACGGGCAGCGATCCGGTGAGCATCCTGGAATCCTTGATGCATGGCTCGATCGATCATGCCTTGCGCTGCATCGACAACCAGGCCGCCTCCATCCAGCGCGCCTCGTTCCAGAAGTTCGAGGACAAGGTGGGCGACCGCATGACCAATATCGCGCCGCAGTTCTTCATCGAGGCCTTCAAGCGTTCATTCGACAGCTTGGAGAGCCACATGGACAAGACCGATCAGGGCGCCGAGCGCTGGCTGGCGGAGAACCTTCCCAAGATTGGTCCATCCGACAAATAG